The genomic region GAGGATTTTGTGAAAGATAGGTTTCaagtttctcattttcttcactACAGCGAACATAGAGTGACCTTGAACATCCTTAGCCCATTCACATGAAACAGCCTGCCTAAACTCCGCTTTAGTAACAATAAAATTAGGGAATTTGAATGGTTTAGGTTTACTACGGGCCGTCGATGAAATCTTCAAAATACAAGGAGAATGATCCGATATACGAGCTGGTTTAAAAAGGGCATGACCATACGGAAAAAGTTCCAGGAATTTAAGATTACCCATAACACGGTCTAACTTCTTCATGACTCCAATACCCTCTCTAGGGTTTTGATTCCACGTATAATGGATGCCATGGCTCGGAATGTCAAGTAATTCAGTCTCCTTAACACAATCATAGAACTCCCTCTTGCCAATAGAATGGCTAGAAGGGCCAGATAGACAATCTTCCATATTAAGAGCCACATTAAAATCTCCAAGGACTATCCATGGTTTCTCACGAGCCAAGGCATTAAAATTGCATAAATCCTCCCATAGTGATCGACGGTCATGGTACTTATTTTCTGCATAAACAAATGAGCAGAAAAAAACTCTATTATCAGCTTTAATGAGAACTTGGGTATGCATCACCTGGTCCGATTGAGAGATAACCATGATATCCACCACGTCGGCATTCCACCCAAGAATAATTCTGGTACCTCTGGAACATAACCCGCCATTAGACGTCCAACACCAATTCCTAAAGACTTTGCTACAAATATCGGATAACTTATTCACATGGATGTGAGATTCTAACACAGCACAAATACTCAACTTGTTTTCAGCTATAAGAACCCGAACCTCAGCTTGTTTAAGGGGCCGGTTCAAGCCCCTAATATTCCATGCGGCTAAACTATCCATTTAAACCCGTAAacccgggagtgcttgccccctcagcaTTATTTCCACGAGAAGTATCACTCATAAATTTAGACATTTCCGTAGGCACCACCTCAACAACCTCCTCTTCCTCATAACTATCATTCGGTCTATTCCTTACATCCGCCTTTGGCCCCGTTGATTTCTCATTAGCAAGAGAGTTATCCGCATCCCCATCTGCTTTAGATAAAGCTTCAAATGAGTTTTTGGTTGCCACATTGCCATTCACACTAGAATCCGGCTTATCATTCTTCGTACCCGACGTGCTCGCACCCGAGTTGCCTACTTTCGGCCTATACACAAATTTAGCCTTCTGTTTCTTTTGCATAACCCCTATTCTAGCCGTTTTCCTCTTATCCGTTATGAAACCCTCGTCATCTATGACAACTTGCTTAGCTTTAGTTACGACATTCTTAGGGCATGTTTGGTCATTATGACCAAAGACACAGCACACCGAGCAACGCTGAGGCTTCCATTCGTACTCAACCTTCACCTTTTCAGTAATATAGCCATCCTCATCAAGCTTCGGGATGGCCACCGTAATAAAGTCCTTTAAATCATTATCCACATTAATCTCAATCAAGGCACGGGCAAAACTACTTCTTCCCCAATTATCCACACACATATCCGCCGTATAGCCATCCAACCTTTTAGGAGTACCCAACTTAGACGCTAACAAACTCAGCCCATCATCCATATAAACTGGAATAGGGACATTATGGAATTTAACCCAAACTGGAACCGATTTGATGCACTCCTTCCTGAGGTTGACCGAAGGTGACCAAacattcaagaaaagaggaaccttTCTAATTAACCATGGCCCTTCTTCAAGTACTTTCAGCATCCCCTCCTTTGaattaaacttaaaaaagaaGAACCCTTCAGAGTTCATCATAATCTTGGCAAACCCATGTTTAGACCAAACATTTTTGGCATAGTATTCCACAACAGGAAATGGAAGCCGATTGCCCAAAAAATATCCATACAAAACATTCTCGAAGTTTTCCTGGACCTTCTTAATTACCTCACGAGGAATAAGCACATCAGCATCCTGAACCGTCTCCGTAGCATCCAGTTTCCGGAAATTTACCTCTCTTTTCAGTAAATTCTGCGTTTTAACCTTGTCCGCATAAGAAAAGATGGGTATGTCATTCACCGCATTACtcgaactagggtttgcatgggTATCCGCCTTAGCAGCCGTATACCCACCTCCATATCCCCACGTACCATCCAATACCACAGGTTTCGAAATCTCAAACAACCCATCAATCACCGAAACATTACCTGTAGAGTACATACCACGTCTCGGCATCATAGGATTACCCTCAATATTTGTAACTCGCAAGCCAATCCCACGAACCGGAGGTGTATTATCATCATTCCCAGGAGAACGTTGGTCCAAAGGTTTCACCCCGCCACTTTCCCCCTCCATGCATGCAATAAATCCTAACAGCCGACAAGTGTAATTCTAACAACCAAAAACCCTAACAGCCGCCAAGTGTAAATCTAACAACCAAAAAACCCTAAACGGCCAACAAAGAAAGTCTTTCGCAAAGAATAAAGATCTAAAATCACAAGAAAACAGAACCCGAAATCCTTTAAACCCTAGAATAAAACCTCAACCCTTGATCGATTAAACTAGTGTcatcaatctagctaaattaatctcagttaaccgcaatcaaTGGCAACCAGATTAATAGATTAGGGTTTCAGAATATATTACTAAGGCCGCGATTTTGAGACGATGAAACCCTAGTTCTTAATTGATCCCTAatgctaacgagttcgttatagatTCTTGAAAAATCAAGGTCCAATCACAGACTGTTATGCATAATATCACAAGAAAGAACAAGGGAAATCGAGCAGAGGAAGATGATTAGAAATCGCCAAAATCGCCTAAGGATAGAGAGAAGACGACCCAAACACCATTCTGATttgtttttttgggtaaagggttaccccggtgattctatatattcacaatcAAAAACGCACAAGTAGTGTAGAGagcctacactagttcaatcatgaggCACACCCCATGAAAGTCAAACCAAAaacaaaccaaaacaaacaaccaAGACAAGGAAAACAACCACTAGACTACAATCTAGAAACAAAAACCAAACACAGCTAATCAGCCTCCATCGTCGTCTTTGTCATCCGCATAGATCTCCCATTCTTCAAGAATCTTTCGCACCCTCACGGTATCCTTCAACTTAGCTCCCATCAACTTGTATCGCACTGTTTTGAGAATAACATCACTAACCATCTCAGGAGGTCTAAGTTGATTTTTAAACAACCGAGCATTCCTCTCTTGCCAAATATTATAAGCAGTAGCCGCAACGAGGAGCTTAGCCACATAAATATCCGCCCGTTTCTGAAGACTACGAGCATTAAGCCAGATAACAACTTCTGACCATATCGGACTGACCGAGTTCATACCCCCCTTATCCCGGATTAGCGTCCACACCTGTGCAGAATACTTGCATTCAAAGAACAAGTGTGGATGGGAATCAAAGTTCTCAAAACACAATAAGCaacacatcatattcatgttttTCCTTCTAGACAAATCCCATTGCAGAATTTTATCCTGTGTAAGTAGCTTACGTTTCATAATCAGCCACATCATGAATGCGTGCCTCGGAATACACTGAGCGAACCACACGATTTTGCACCAATCAACATCCGGTTCCCTATGGCGCAACGAATGCCAAGCCCCAGACGTCGAAAACCCATTAAGATCATTCCCATCCTTCCATAAAAGCCTATCATTTTTCATCGGATCCAGACTAACTTGATCAATCTGAATCAAGACCGGGAACAAATCCCTCCACGCTATAGGCCAACTCCAACCACCATTCGAATGCACATCGGCCACCGAATCCTCCAACCTAAAATCAGCATCTGTAATAACCCTAGGCGAAAGAAAATCGGCCAAAGGCCCCAACTCGGACCAAATATCATACCACGCTGAGGTAGAGGCACCGTTACCAACCTCCGACCAAAAATGATTTCTAACCAGCGGCCCTAACTGAGATATCTTCCTCCACGACCAACAACTACTAGCGGGCGTTTTACATACCCAAAAACTCTTGCCCTTTAACCGATACGAATGCACCCAATCGACCCACAAGGAGTCCCGTTTGGAAACAATGCTCCAAATATGAGATGACATCAACGCTTTATTCATATCCCCCACACGTCTAATACCCAAGCCCCCCTCATATTTTGGCGTACAAACCAATTTCCAAGAGACTTTCGATTTACCTTTATTAAACGCAGAATCTTGAGACCAAAGAAAGTTTCTCATCTTAGCTTCAAGCTCGTTGATTATCCGAACCGGCAAAATAAACACCGAGGCCCAGTAGATATGCATAGAAGATAGAACAGAATTAATAAGCTGAAGTCTTCCTGCGAAGGATAACAGCTTATTTCTCCAATGCATGATACGCTTTTCCAACCTCTCCACAAGAACTCGACATTCGTTGTACCCAAGCCTAGCCGAAATCAAAGGGACCCCCAAGTACCTGACAGGCAGCTTTCCTTCCTTAAAAGGCATGATATTCAGAATAGCTTGCTTAGTATGATTTTTCACATTGCAGAAGAAAACCGTGCTTTTCTGATTGCTAGGGACCAAACCCGACATCTTAGTGAATTTCGAGAGGGAAGACATAATGCAATTAGTCGAACTAACTTCCCCTCTAGCGAATAAAAACAAGTCACCTGCAAAGCAAAGTTGCAGAATACTCGTTAATACCTCCATAACCAACGTAAATAAATACGGGGACATTGGATCACCCTGCCTCAACCCCCGTTTCCCTTTGAAAAACCCATGCACTGAGCCATTGACACAAACCGAAAACGATGTAGTAGAAACACATACCATAATCCACTCCACCATTTTGATGTTAAAGCCAAAACCAATCAGCACTTTTCTCAAAAACCCCCAATCCACAGTATCGTAAGCTTTCTGAATATCGACTTTAAACGCACATCTCGGGGGACCCGCATCtctatgataattatgcattaattcctGGGTTAAAAGAATGTTATCCGAGATTTTCCGACCAGGAACAAAAGCCCATTGGTTGATGCTAACAATATCATTAAGTGCACCTTTAATTCTGTCCGCAATGATCTTACTGATACATTTGTAAAAAACATTACAGCAAGCAATTGGACGAAAATCAGTAACAAGCATAGGGGTCGCAACCTTTGGAATGAGAACAATTAACGTATGATTCAATTCCCGGAGAAGATTACCCGTTTCAAAGAAATCCTTAATCGCGTTAAAAATATCATTACCAACTACAGACCAAGCACTCTTAAAGAAGGCTGCCGTATAACCATCCGGCCCAGGGGCTTTGTCGTTACCAATCGAAAACATAGCCTTTTTGACCTCCTCCGTTGTTACCTGCCGAATCATATTGGTCGCCGCATCATGAGATAACATTTTCGGGAATAAACCTGGAGCCGGTTCAAGAGAAATATCCCCTACCGATCCGAAAAATCCCTCATAGTGCTGAACAAACGCTTTAAAAACCATGTCACCTTCATAAGTAACCCCACCCGAATCCGTAATAACTTCTATTCTAGAAAAATGATTTCTGGCTTTCAACGAAGAATGAAAGAATTTGGTGTTCATATCACCGGCCGCTAACCAGTCCACCTTAGATTTTTGTTTCAGGAACCTCTCCTCGTCTAGCAAAGCCGCCTGTAACTCGCGGCTAATAGTAGCCTCATCAGCACGAATAGCAACATTTGACGAGTCTTGATCCAATTTTTGCTGAATAACATCCAACTTCAGTCTAAGGTTATCTACTTTCTTGTGGAGATTTCCTTGTTTAAAGAGCAACGATCTCAACGGGTGTTTCAGCAAACGAAGTTTTTTTACAACTCGGAACTGATACACTCCGTCAACATGAGTACCCCAACCATTAGTAACGATCTCCAAAAATTCTGGTTTGAAAACCAGAAAATTAGCGAACTTGAAAGACCTCGGTTTCATTATCACAGCATCCGGGAACGATAAAATACATGGACAATGATCCGACAGACGATATGGCTTGAAAACAGCCACCGAGTTCGGATATTCCGCTAGAAAAGAAGTGTTCCCCATCACCCGATCAATTTTCTTAAGTAACCCAATCCCCTTCTTAGGCTTTTGGTTCCAAGTAAAATGAATACCTGACCGATTAATATCGACCACttcaatatcatcaacataagcCTGGAACTCCCTCATACTGGTCGAACAAGAAGAAGTGCCCATGGAACTGTCCTCTATATTCAGAGCCGAGTTAAAATCTCCCATAATAAACCACGGACTATCCGCAACAAGAGTTTTGTGCAACGAAAGTTGGTGCCACAACTCCCTCCGGGTCACATAATAATTAGCAGCATAAACAATAGAACAGAAGACCCTCCTTTTATCCAATTTAAACACGAGTTGAAGGTGCATAACCTGATCCGACTGAGCCAAAACCATCACGTCAAAAACGGCCGGATTCCAACCCACAATGATTCTAGTGCCTTTCTCACAACATCTACCATTCGAAGTCCAATCCCACGATCGAAAAACGGACTTACACACACTAGCCAATTTAGCAACATTAACATGGGACTCTAAAATCGCACACAGACTCAACTTATAATCTTTCACAGCTTGCCGAACCTCCATTTGTTTGagagggcggttcaacccccttataTTCCAGACCGCGAGACTAATCATTAGCAACCACCtgagaaggagtgcttgccccttgttTGCTCTGAATTTTACACGTCCCTTGCCTCATAAACTCATCCATTTCGTTATAAACTTCTTCAACTTCATTATCCGAATCCTCCAAGGCCGAACCCGAGGGTTTCTTGCTAGTTCCCTCTCCCGAATCAGCATTGTTTAACACATCAAAGGGATTATTCAGTTTAATCGGCACCGAAGATGACCCAAGGTTACCCTTCGGCTGTGGTTTTGGAGCCACTGGCCGATATTCAAATTTGCTTTTCTGCTTGTTCACCGGAATACCCATTTTTCTAGCAACCTTCTTACCATGAACTTCAGTATACCCATCCTGATCAACAATCGGACCCTTTTTCTTTTGCACGTTCTTTTGAAAATTGCGGTTCGGTACATCATTCTTAACAACCTTCACCGGTGTTTTCGGACACCCATCAGCcgtgtgaccgaacacacaacaAGTGTGGCAACGGTATGGACTCCATTCATACTCCACATACATAGTTTCTTTAATAAAACCCTCCCCTTCCGGTTCAGGTATCGCCATAGTAATCTCTTCACGAAACTCCTTATCCGCCGAAATTTCCACCAACGCTCTAGCATAGCTGCTACGACCCCACAAATCGGTACACATAGAAGTTGTAAAAGAATCCAGCATCTTGGGCTCACCGATTTTTGTAGCTATCAAGCTAAGACCATCTTCCGTATAAGCCGCAATAGGAACCTCGTGAATTTTAACCCAAACCTGCACCTTCTTAACTTCTTTCTTTTCAAGTTTGGTCGTTGGGGTCCATATGTTCAGAAACAACGGTTGCGATCTAATAATCCACGGACCATCCTTGAGGACATTCAACATTCCCCCTTCATcgttaaacttgaaaaagaaaaatccatTAGCATTCATCATCGACTTCTGCAACCCATATTTCTTCCACTGGACTTTAACAAAGTAATCAACAACCGGGAATGCAACCCGGTCCCCCAAAAAATACCCGTAAATAGTATTAGATAACTTCTCTTGCACGGTTCGAACAGATTCTTTGGGAAGCACTATATCACATCCTTCATGCACAACCGGACTCTCTAAGGAACGAAAATTAACTTTCTGACCGCTCCTAGCTGCAACCGATTCCGCATAAGACAAAGGAGTAGAGCTACTACTCTGACCATTAAACGAACTTTGAGCACCATGAGCAGCCCCAGATGCAACCGGTTTGAACGTCACACCTTTAGCAGGATTACGGTTTGCATGGGGCGCCCCCATAACCGACTCATAATCCATCCCACATGCATGATCAGCATTT from Helianthus annuus cultivar XRQ/B chromosome 10, HanXRQr2.0-SUNRISE, whole genome shotgun sequence harbors:
- the LOC110882005 gene encoding uncharacterized protein LOC110882005, translating into MEGESGGVKPLDQRSPGNDDNTPPVRGIGLRVTNIEGNPMMPRRGMYSTGNVSVIDGLFEISKPVVLDGTWGYGGGYTAAKADTHANPSSSNAVNDIPIFSYADKVKTQNLLKREVNFRKLDATETVQDADVLIPREVIKKVQENFENVLYGYFLGNRLPFPVVEYYAKNVWSKHGFAKIMMNSEGFFFFKFNSKEGMLKVLEEGPWLIRKVPLFLNVWSPSVNLRKECIKSVPVWVKFHNVPIPVYMDDGLSLLASKLGTPKRLDGYTADMCVDNWGRSSFARALIEINVDNDLKDFITVAIPKLDEDGYITEKVKVEYEWKPQRCSVCCVFGHNDQTCPKNVVTKAKQVVIDDEGFITDKRKTARIGVMQKKQKAKFVYRPKVGNSGASTSGTKNDKPDSSVNGNVATKNSFEALSKADGDADNSLANEKSTGPKADVRNRPNDSYEEEEVVEVVPTEMSKFMSDTSRGNNAEGASTPGFTESHIHVNKLSDICSKVFRNWCWTSNGGLCSRENKYHDRRSLWEDLCNFNALAREKPWIVLGDFNVALNMEDCLSGPSSHSIGKREFYDCVKETELLDIPSHGIHYTWNQNPREGIGVMKKLDRVMGNLKFLELFPYGHALFKPARISDHSPCILKISSTARSKPKPFKFPNFIVTKAEFRQAVSCEWAKDVQGHSMFAVVKKMRNLKPIFHKILFRQGNLHERVADLRLKLDHIQQQVDANPLDLMLRDDHAKCLREFQTAAYDDECFLKQKAKVEWLCAGDANTAFFHKCVQSRNARNKISSIMDVQGNRYEGDQVPTAFLNHYTNFLGMEDQVENLDIGDLFVNTLTDFSANHMVRSVTRDEVKKAMFGIGENKAPGPDGYTSAFFKHSWDVVGDQVTNAVLDFFENGQMLKQINHTIIALVPKKESPNTVQDYRPISCCNVLFKCISKIITDRIKGSLDGLVSINQSAFVPGRKITDNILLTQELMHNYHIDRGPSRCALKIDIQKAYDTVNWSFLEAVLLGFGFHRKMVMWVMKCVSTVSYSLSINGELHGYFSGKRVSKVKYHIVPQVTELDITNTQSFQA